In Triticum aestivum cultivar Chinese Spring chromosome 5B, IWGSC CS RefSeq v2.1, whole genome shotgun sequence, the following proteins share a genomic window:
- the LOC123110670 gene encoding uncharacterized protein → MVPDIIVSSRLLLNERCVQPDLRPLVSMFEYSPVLENLTLQLRKICQVIFPSRYLALPNLYIYLNLILTQFALVNTCMMPFLFYKLDVGLVYYADPSQHQARQARRPHASSSSAAAVPNRSPSEQMTVREALSCALDEMSGNASVFLMGEETVQRTALIGDVEGDDADEQVGVCKALPEPFQLFQSHKARKPRNQDANGAEPFAIERTRAAIRDL, encoded by the exons ATGGTGCCCGACATTATAGTAAGTTCAAGACTGTTGCTGAATGAGCGGTGTGTGCAACCAGACCTCCGTCCACTTGTTTCTATGTTTGAATATTCACCGGTTCTTGAGAATCTGACGCTTCAATTGCGCAAG ATTTGCCAAGTCATTTTTCCTTCGAGGTATTTAGCATTGCCGAATTTATATATTTACCTAAATTTAATCTTGACCCAATTTGCTCTGGTCAATACATGCATGATGCCTTTTCTTTTCTATAAACTGGATGTAGGGTTAGTTTACTATGCCGATCCGAGCCAGCATCAGGCGCGCCAAGCTCGCCGTCCACATGCCTCCTCTTCGTCTGCAGCCGCAGTGCCAAATCGCTCCCCATCCGAGCAG ATGACTGTGCGTGAAGCACTGAGTTGCGCCCTTGATGAGATGTCTGGCAATGCTTCTGTTTTCTTAATGGGAGAAGAG ACAGTTCAACGAACTGCTCTGATAGGGGATGTTGAGGGTGACGACGCCGACGAGCAAGTCGGCGTCTGTAAAGCTTTGCCGGAGCCATTCCAGCTCTTTCAAAGCCACAAG GCAAGGAAGCCGAGGAACCAAGACGCCAACGGTGCGGAGCCGTTTGCCATCGAGAGGACTAGGGCTGCCATCAGGGACCTCTAA